A single region of the Neotabrizicola shimadae genome encodes:
- the bluB gene encoding 5,6-dimethylbenzimidazole synthase: MSSPAQPASAALVAAPPFPEADRAAVYRAIHSRRDVRSQFTPRPVDDATLLRLLDAAHHAPSVGFMQPWNFIVIRDNGVKGRVQAAFAEANAEAATLFPAERRPLYSALKLEGITAAPVNLCVTCDRSRGGPVILGRTHAPEMDLYSTVCAVQNLWLAARAEGIGVGWVSIFREGALKRILNLPDQVVPVAYLCLGHVDELHAEPELQARGWRSRLPLEDLVFHDGWGQRDG, from the coding sequence TTGTCCAGTCCTGCCCAACCCGCCTCTGCCGCGCTGGTCGCGGCCCCCCCCTTTCCAGAGGCCGACCGCGCCGCGGTCTACCGTGCCATCCACAGCCGCCGCGACGTGCGCAGCCAGTTCACCCCGCGTCCGGTGGACGATGCCACCCTGCTGCGGCTTCTGGATGCCGCCCACCATGCGCCCTCGGTTGGCTTCATGCAGCCGTGGAACTTCATCGTCATCCGCGACAACGGCGTGAAGGGCCGGGTTCAGGCCGCCTTCGCCGAGGCCAATGCCGAGGCCGCCACGCTCTTTCCGGCCGAACGCCGGCCGCTCTATTCGGCGCTGAAGCTGGAAGGCATCACCGCCGCGCCGGTCAACCTCTGCGTCACCTGCGACCGCAGCCGGGGCGGCCCGGTCATCCTGGGCCGCACCCATGCCCCCGAGATGGACCTCTATTCCACCGTCTGCGCGGTACAGAACCTCTGGCTCGCGGCACGGGCCGAAGGTATCGGTGTCGGCTGGGTCAGCATCTTCCGCGAGGGGGCGCTCAAACGGATCCTCAATCTGCCCGATCAGGTCGTGCCTGTCGCCTATCTGTGCCTTGGCCATGTCGACGAGCTTCATGCCGAGCCCGAACTGCAGGCGCGCGGCTGGCGCAGCCGCCTGCCGCTGGAAGACCTGGTGTTCCATGACGGCTGGGGCCAGCGTGACGGCTGA